The Rhipicephalus microplus isolate Deutch F79 unplaced genomic scaffold, USDA_Rmic scaffold_14, whole genome shotgun sequence genome contains a region encoding:
- the LOC119181438 gene encoding DNA-directed primase/polymerase protein yields the protein MCALQCSTKTSFYGKNRKRSPLVEKVKQESKKFCRDPVRVNLHKSLIGRTRVWRLFPTQAEALAVARTLDDDIRVFSYELRESDGGKRAFIVTHPLDLWNVLQMRKPSDRCMYELIAEDAPCKLYFDLEFERKLNPTRDGVTMVKHFIDVVCGEWVDLFGDHCSREDVLWLDSSTTKKFSCHLIFPRMRMFLNNREAGAFVRLLCEKMKRPATTMAKSALAASEASRASPLVLNKSGKEVLFCDEAVYTRNRNFRLFQCTKLNKNTPLVLSKNDCYVRSLGRFPEDRDIFLDSLITWPHQQTSRHLLQLSAGCGPVKRNNGLLASVAENSQGLKSMNSPYPDIDEFIRGTISPRGTIRQVSHFAETDTLVYDVLGYRFCENIGREHRSNGIMYVVDVNVGSFYQKCYDPDCRAMSFRSVPRPLPPECLPSFWLKQIPDEMLV from the coding sequence ATGTGTGCCCTTCAGTGctctacgaaaacttccttctaTGGTAAAAATCGTAAGCGAAGCCCTCTAGTGGAGAAAGTCAAACAGGAATCGAAAAAGTTTTGCAGGGATCCTGTCAGAGTGAATCTGCACAAAAGCCTCATCGGGCGAACTCGTGTCTGGAGATTGTTTCCCACGCAAGCTGAAGCTCTTGCAGTTGCCCGCACCCTAGACGACGACATCAGAGTCTTCTCTTATGAACTTCGAGAGAGCGATGGGGGGAAGCGTGCTTTCATTGTGACCCACCCACTTGATCTTTGGAATGTGCTGCAGATGCGCAAGCCTTCCGATCGCTGCATGTACGAATTGATTGCGGAGGATGCACCCTGCAAGCTTTACTTTGATCTCGAGTTTGAACGGAAGCTCAATCCAACCAGAGACGGTGTCACTATGGTGAAGCACTTCATCGACGTTGTGTGCGGCGAGTGGGTTGATCTCTTCGGCGACCACTGCAGTCGGGAAGACGTCCTCTGGCTCGATTCCAGCACTACGAAGAAGTTCAGCTGCCATTTGATTTTTCCAAGAATGCGCATGTTTCTGAACAACCGTGAAGCGGGTGCCTTCGTTCGCCTGCTGTGTGAGAAAATGAAACGCCCCGCGACGACAATGGCAAAGTCTGCCTTGGCTGCTTCTGAGGCTTCCCGGGCAAGCCCGTTGGTGCTCAATAAAAGTGGCAAGGAAGTGCTCTTCTGCGATGAAGCAGTTTACACACGCAATCGCAACTTCCGTCTGTTCCAGTGCACAAAACTCAACAAGAACACCCCGTTGGTGCTCTCCAAGAATGACTGCTACGTCCGCTCCTTAGGGAGATTCCCTGAAGACAGGGATATATTCCTGGACAGTCTTATTACGTGGCCTCATCAGCAGACTAGCAGACATCTGCTGCAACTTTCCGCAGGCTGTGGTCCAGTGAAGCGGAATAATGGCTTGCTGGCATCTGTGGCTGAAAATAGCCAAGGCCTCAAGTCAATGAACTCGCCGTATCCAGATATAGATGAGTTTATTCGAGGCACCATCAGTCCACGTGGGACAATCCGACAAGTGTCTCACTTTGCGGAAACTGACACATTGGTGTACGATGTGCTAGGCTACCGGTTTTGTGAGAACATTGGCCGCGAGCACCGCAGCAATGGTATCATGTACGTGGTTGACGTCAATGTTGGTAGCTTCTACCAGAAGTGTTATGATCCTGACTGCAGAGCCATGTCGTTCCGCTCGGTCCCTCGACCCCTTCCACCCGAGTGCCTGCCGTCTTTCTGGCTCAAGCAGATCCCTGATGAAATGCTGGTCTAA